The DNA segment TTTCCAacgtcaaaaaaataaaaataaaactataaaaagttcataattaaaaaaaaatgaatacacATGGATTGTCATACGAGCtgtcatatttaaaaaattaatgttttagttaatattctcattaaaataacaacaattgcaaatttttttgaaaggttaaCAGTAAAGTTTGGCTCTTTTTGAAAAGTTAACgaccaaatttagctaaaaaaaaagAACGAAGGTCAAATTCATaaagattaaggactaaatttatcattatgccaatTAAATAATATTACTCAGGGATAATGTCACATTTGATACTTGAATATCAAGTACCACAATAAAAACACGTATTAATAGTTCATGCATCACATTAGACATTTTCGAAGTACATGTATCATATTGGACGTTTTAGAAAAGTTGAAAATTCGAGTACTACATTGAAcatttttaaagaatattttataaaaatataatcatcTTATTTAAAGAAAAACTAAGAATATATTTGGATTCAAATAtccaaaatttataatataaaaaaataaaatgaatattgtcATCCAAATTCAGATATATGAATTCTCGAGTTCGAATCACAAAGATTGAAAAATTTCGAATTCAAAAGTTGATAATACCAGTTAAAAAAATCCGAATCTGTAATATCCGAATccggaaaaaaaaatttgatcggATGTTGAAAAAATAATATCACATATAAAGTATTTAATCATCACCATCATATCTTTTTCGTCTTTATGAGAGTTATGATAGTTGGCAACAATGGCAAAAGGATGACTAAAATGAGAATAATCGCAGCAATAATCGCTATACACGTCCATTTCCTCGACGCTTTTTGATGTTCGCGCGCTTCTTCGAGTTGTTCCGTACCTCGCCGGACGAACGAGCTCGCATGCGCGACGTTGCTTTCAATATCGTTCAATTGTTGACCTTGAGCCTCGACGAGTGCCGCCATGTCGAGGAAGATCTGGTGGAGCTCAATCAAGTTCTTCTCGATTTCCTTAACGGCGTCGTGTCGTTCTTGGATCTCGGATATCGTGTCCATGATTCGACCTCTTCCTTGTTCTTGAATCGCACGTTGAAGGAAACTTTCACTTTCGCCGCTTGAAATCAAGTTCTCGATCGTGTCTTCATCAGGTTTTTCGCCGGTGATCGTGAAATATCGACGTTCAACGGTTTCTTTATATTCCGATTGCATCCTTGCTCGTAAGCTTTGAAACTCGTCCATCATTACTTTCAATTTCTTGCCTAACCCGCTAACGACGGATGTTCGAGTCCGATCTGAAGATGAACCGGGTCCACAACCCGGAACATTCCGGCTCGCGGCGTTCGATTTTTCCAAGGCTTCAAGCTTCCCTTTAATGACTTTCACTCGTTTAAGAACCTGTTCCACATCAGAATCCATACGAGAACGTAATTGCTTCATTGTTTTAGCATTATGCGCCGTTTTACATTCTTCATTGGCTTCTTGCAGTGCTTTATAAAGCTTCTCAATGCCTTTCATGTCTTCTTTAACATTTTCAACATCTTCGAAGAACTTATCGAGATTAACCGTTTCATTGCCGGCTTCAATATCGTCCATATACGCTTGTTGTTTCAGGTCAGTATATTTCCTGAACGAACTTGAGATTAAATCGTTCATTTTgcctcaatttattattattattattattttccaatGAAAACagggttttcttttaattttgatgaagtaaatctaaaatttatttctgaatttgtaataACGTCTTCTTTTTTCTTGGATTTGGGTCTTTCTCCCTCTTCATTGACTGCTAATTAGCAATCCTAAGAGGAAGATGAGGTGACCCAAAGGAGGAAAAAAAGACACTATCATCAATCAAGGGAAAAAACAAAAGGCATTCCCTTTTATGTTTTGTAAGCAAAAGAAAATAGCTAATCTAAAAAAAGGCAAGggccatttttgtttttttatttcattggATTATCAAGATATAGCTTGGTTGACCTGGTCATCCCTTTTTCTATCCATTAATCAcccaaagattaaaaaaataataataagtgtaaaaggattttttttaatacattttgatTGTTACGTAGTTGAGTGTAAAAAAAATAGGgctgattaaaaaaataatttatcatcttttatccTATTAACACAAGAAAGCTCGTGTATATTCATAGTTTTcctaaatagtataaaaaaacatTGTAAATTCAAtttgttgatttatttttgtaGGTATTTTGATTGTCTTTACAGGTTGTGATaagacaaataataatgtttattGTTGCTCAACCTCTACCAGTCACCAATAGTTTCTCTTAGTAAGTAGGTTGGCTATAGATACCAATAGTTTCTCTACCAGTCACCAATAGTTTCTCTATCAGTCACCAATAGTTTCAAATGGTGGGTTATTGTTGGTTTCTtaatttgtttaagttttgataatattttaaaataataaatgatttcatgagTCTATTTGTaccattttgttttaaattttatatgattttttttgtttgttttccattgttttataagtttccacttttgAAAGTTTTTGTCTAGCATTGTACAAGTTTATTAATCTTATTTttgcaagtgattttagggattaTTTTGTCACTTTCCTTTCCAATTTGATGAATACTCGGCTCTTTTATCGATTCTACCCACTACTTTAGACCATTAAGGTTGATTTCTTTATCGTGATAAGTATTTGTAATCACTCCAAATATAtcatgcttaatttgtgaaaaattcaATAGTCAATGTACCATAATTGTTTTATTAATGCAAAACATTTATCGTTTTGATAGAGCTTGTCTTCATCGCTAATAATGAGTATTTTTTCTTCCCAAATGATATGActctatttataaatttaattaataaactttcttttaaaataatatgtaatttttagggtttttttccatagcctttatattttttttctcaattattgttttttttttaataaaaccggCAACTCAATGAACAttcataaaaaaatctatttatcataaaaaaaatacctATTTACATATATTATGGTGTCCTTTGCTCTGACCAATGAAAATTCCACATAAAACTTCATGTAAAAGGATACCAATATTTTATAtggtttataattaaatttacataaaaaaattgatatataattaatctaatttaaaatataaaaaatgaataactCAAAGTTTAAAGAGAACTTATTACCATTTATggagtaaaaaataataatttttgaatttttgaaaatttcatatttataattttttttaaaatattttttatttttttataattttaaagaattattaattttcagaaattttaaaaaaatttaattgaaaatgcaaaagaacttttaatttttaatttttaaattttaaaacattttttataattatttatgtacttTTAACAAGTAAGGATTAACTTGACAAGAATAATAAATATTGAGGCTAAAAGagttattttacttttctttataaCAGCCACATGACCAATTCTATGGCAAAATTGATGGAGGGACCAAAActtctaaataatataaaaatttaatattttaaaattaaaatataaggactaaattttaaatttaaaaaagtaaagaTTTTTTTGTTGACATTTAACATTGTTTTATCCTCAATAATAGGACGGTCCTACGTGCTATATGCCATTTTGACACCCAGCATGACCACTCAAACATGTTAATGTTTACATCATCAATTATGTGTCAATGTTACGTGCCacgtgtaattttatatatttttaaaggatGAATTATACtgatagtcacttaattattagtattttctttttagttatcaaattattaaaagttacaaaatagtcattcaatttttttttcttttggttacctaacaatttgaatttttttttttagtcaTCAACCGTTAAATTACTAACGGAAATATAACATGACAGCTTTTAAAATTCGcataataataactttaaccctcaacatttatacattgtgtcaatttagtattgatttcaaaaaaattagccctcaaaatttacacattATGTAATTTGTTGTTGCTTTTACAGCTCTAATTATATTTGTGATATTAAgagttaattttaaaaggttggtaaaatatgaaaattactatCTTAGATTTTGGGTGTTcctgtttttttatatatttctgatCAAAGATAGTTGATAGATTTGCTTTTTTAGCATTTTAGGTGAAAATGtcacaaataaaagtaaattttaaaaaaaagactaaattacataatgtgtaaacattgagggttaatttttttagaatcaaaacaAATTGATACAATGTATAAATGTCAAGGATTAAAGTTACTATTATGCCAAATTTAAAACTGTTACATCATCTTTTCGTCAACCATTTAACAACCGGTGACCAAAAGAGAAAAAATTGAATAACTtgatgaccattttgtaacttttcatagttagtTGACTAGGAAAAAAACTTACTGGTAGTTGGGTGACTACAAGTATAGTTAACCCTTTTTTAAACCTACTTGGGTGACTACTGGTAATTGGGTAAACTACATAAATGATCATcttattattagaaaattttttgtTAAGTCACTCgactttaaaaattacaaattagtcatccaatttatcattttttttatattattttagtccaaaattattaaaatactaataatttgctaacttattcGTTAACTTcgtgatatgtatttttttaatcattattttttcGCATAATTTCCATGTCATTTAATAATTAATGTAAAAAAGCTAAACTATTTAAATGTTTCATATAATCAAAGAAAAACATTATTTAACTTCAACAAGTTGTAAACTATttgaatattttcatttaattcattaaaCTATTCGAAATTTTTTAATCAAGTTACTGTACTATtaagtttcttttattaaaaagttCAGCTAGTGAATTTCAAGTGACGATTTGACGATCGATGCGGTAGATCAACACCCATCAATGAGTAGAAGAACACACCTTAGATCCAAGTAGATACGAAGTTCAATGTTGAAGATCGAAGaagaaaattatttgaaatttagtttgcaGATTCGTGACAttcaaagttatttcataaaaaatgaaaaaaaactaaactgcAAAAGAGAAGGGAATGAAAGCTTTCAATTGATGCAGGTGGTGCAAACATAGAATGTTATATAACAACAGTTTTAACAACCCaacaacttaaatgaaaatttatgaatggtttagtgaccattttgtaactttttgatgttaagtgaccaaaatataaacatactAATAACCGTAGATGACATTTTTTCAATGATACTAAAACAGCGCCTTGTTTGGCCAGAAAAAAGGCAAATCAGTCAATTCCCAATTATTAcgctttataattaaataaaacaataataagtttaaaaaaacaaatgagtACGGCCAACAtaagaattaaatataaaaatataaaagagtaCGGGCAAAAactaaaaaagaagaagttaaattACACTTAAGGTCACTTAACTATTAGTAATTctacgttttggtcacttaattttaaaaagttacaaaattatcactaaatcatttaaaagtttCCATTTAAGTCACGTGGTTAGGCTGTTAAAATTTCTACTGTATGGCCTTCTTTGTTTGCACCACCTGCACTAATTGAAAACTTTCTTCCCCTtctcttttatagtttaatttctttttcatgaAACAGTTTTGAAACATCACGaatttacaaaccaaaatttCAGATAGTTTTCTTCTTCGATTTTCGATACTAACCGTCAGATCAACTTGGATATAAGGTATGTTGTTTTACTCATCAATTGGTATCCACGATACCAATCGTTGAATCATCACTTCGAGCTCGCTAGCtgaactttttaataaaaaaattttattagtttagtaacttgaataaaaactttcaaatagtttagtgtGGGATATTCAAACAGTCGATTCAGTTATTAACAGAactgaattaaaaaatatattatatataatatatattatttaatttggttaattactcGATTTCGAACCTAATTAACcgataatcaaaattttaagaaatCATTAATTGACTAAATTAAATCCGGCCACCGAccgattaactaaattaaatcgATTCGATtgattaattcgattttaattgAACTATTAACACcctgatttaattatttaaatgaacatATTTAAATAGCTTAAtatctattttataatattttaaagttaaatggTTAAAATGTAAACTTCCTATAATTCTGATACAATGAGTGTAGTTTAACGAAAACATCCTACGGCTCTGATCTGATCAGAGCTTGTGACTGAGAATTTAATTTATGCGAATCCGACCATTTAGCTAAAGTTACAGAAATTCGTTACTTCAAAACAAGAAGGAAAATTCGCCGACTTTTCCTCGGTGCTTTTTAATTTACAAAAATCCAAATTTTCCGTCTTTTCGCTTTTctatgataaatgataaaatactATTTTTTCCTGGAAATTTGATAGAGAgagaaatttgtttttatttgtttgtttatttatgttgTTGAATAAATTTGATTCGCTGTTGAAGGGAAAGGGCGAATTTTTAAAAGTTGCGTTTTTTTTTCTCGGGAACCAAACAGGTTTTTCAGTGTGCAGCAAAATGGAAACAAAGTACATTGAGAGATCGAATAATATGACGAGTGAGAAAAGATGTTTGGATTCGAGTTCTGGAGATGAAGGACCTGATAGGAAACGACCTGCTCTCGCTAGGTTTTATCACTTTACTCTCTCATCTTTTCagtatttcaaaaatattttcaaatcaaacacttttttttttgtgtgtgtgtgattTTCTTGATGTAAAAagagaatgtattttattgaaCTCTTCAGTGAAGTgatattggaaaaaaaaaagttgtgcATGAGAAGTTGgatttctttataaaaaaaaaagtaataattttggattattttaattataattttttttttcaaataagttGAGTAGAGAGAAAAAGGTGATGATCATTGTTTTTATGTGAGTGTTTTCTTTATGGGTGTTAGTATAAAGTTGCAGTATCTTAACCTACAAAGCTTTactaaactgaaaaaaaaaatccatggCTTTCTTgcttatgtatatatgcatgcatgcatgcatgtatatatatatacatttttgttTTGTTAACATAAAATCTTTGACCTTAATGCAGTGTGATTGTTGAAGCTTTGAAGGTGGATAGTTTACAGAAACTATGTTCATCATTGGAACCTATTCTCAGAAGAGTTGTAAGAttctggattttttttttggttaaatcaGTTTTTGGGTTTAAACTTTGGCAACTTTTCTCATATTGAAGCCTGAACAGGTTTTTCGGTCCAAGTTAGGCTCTGTACTTGCTAATTGTTCCCATATTAaggcttgaattttttttttatccaagttagtCTCTGAAAATCCTAAAGCTCAGGTCCCAATGTAGGAAACATGCCAAGTTCACGGCTTaacatgaacaaaaaaaaaaattcagtccTAAATAGTGATTTAacactttcttttatttatttaacttcgTACTTAGTTCATGTTCTAATTTGGTACATGTAATGTGAGCAGGTTAGTGAAGAAGTGGAACGTGCGTTAGCCAAATTAGGCCCTGCCAAACTTACTACTAAGTATGTAAAATGGTTTTGCAAAATTTCATTATGTGTTTCCACTTCTATTGTGCTTATgataatatttttgtttattgtaaGCCCTTCTAAGCTTATTGCTAATTATGAACTCTTTGTTTATTCTCCTTAGATTTTGTAATAATATTGAAGAAAATGTTTTTAATACTTCTGGAAGTTTTtcttttcaccttttctttttaTGGGTAAAACTATCATGTAGGCCCTGTAAtaggagtcagattgtatttttccctatttattaaaaaaatgagcaaattaatcttggtgtattagattaatgaacaaattgattttttttctgtttttactgttaaaaactggagTTGCTGACAAAATAACTAGAAAGTTACATCACGTGCACCTTATTCTTAAATGATgtccagggactaatttgctcaattttttgaatagaggaaacaaaatgcaatctaactcctagtaCAAGGGTTTCTATAGTACTTTTACCCTGTTTTTGGTCATTGATAAACTTCCATGATGATTTACTCCTAAATAATGAAGTAGAGTTTTTGGAGGTACACTGGTGTGTACTTgtgtattttgtttgttttttcttgAATGTATCCATTACTGTTGTGCTTGTGATGACTGATAACATTATTGTCTATTAGACTTTGTGGTCCTTTATTGCTTTCAATTTAAGATACCATGTTCTGCACATATTTTATTTGACAAGGTTGTATTATATGTGTCCAAATACATTTATGATTGCC comes from the Gossypium hirsutum isolate 1008001.06 chromosome A06, Gossypium_hirsutum_v2.1, whole genome shotgun sequence genome and includes:
- the LOC107961522 gene encoding syntaxin-124; this encodes MNDLISSSFRKYTDLKQQAYMDDIEAGNETVNLDKFFEDVENVKEDMKGIEKLYKALQEANEECKTAHNAKTMKQLRSRMDSDVEQVLKRVKVIKGKLEALEKSNAASRNVPGCGPGSSSDRTRTSVVSGLGKKLKVMMDEFQSLRARMQSEYKETVERRYFTITGEKPDEDTIENLISSGESESFLQRAIQEQGRGRIMDTISEIQERHDAVKEIEKNLIELHQIFLDMAALVEAQGQQLNDIESNVAHASSFVRRGTEQLEEAREHQKASRKWTCIAIIAAIILILVILLPLLPTIITLIKTKKI